The following proteins are co-located in the Leucoraja erinacea ecotype New England chromosome 4, Leri_hhj_1, whole genome shotgun sequence genome:
- the LOC129696716 gene encoding Krueppel-like factor 10: METGVQVCQDNEYCWGSRTEQGDIEAVEALMSMSCSWKSDARRYTELRPLTPASDMSEESEDSLLSSSKDFHALPLFCLTPPYSPPTFEASQMVHPIMKFPSTVPKLGAPLSGHTSRVAAGSVSVSTDAMYARTPIPTNVATSQRSQATSVIRHTADILPCADGSCPVGMAQVSAGQQAIHRTVALGGNEEELMEINDSKKRNCISQELISSIKPVIETNKGPKEDKSQNQSLASTMNSTPATVQSLFSRSQLPSDAHIQQNSLMVSPRVSSSIPPLPIICQVLPVTTSSPVVTAVIPKTPGKHMALSPAPLVFMGTPVSKGTLMFVMPQPTVKPIMPQVTSLNGTKLSPIAPAPGIMPPVQKIEAQIDVSRHRSHICVHPGCGKTYFKSSHLKAHTRTHTGEKPFSCNWEDCDRKFARSDELSRHRRTHTGEKKFVCPMCERRFMRSDHLTKHARRHLSANKLPNWQMEVSKLNNVISPVSAL, translated from the exons ATGGAGACGGGTGTCCAAGTGTGCCAGGACAATGAGTATTGCTGGGGCAGCAGAACAGAGCAGGGGGACATTGAGGCGGTCGAAGCACTCATGTCGATGAGCTGCAGTTGGAAGTCAGATGCCAGAAGGTACACTGAGCTGAGACCACTGACACCAGCCTCCGATATGTCTGAGGAATCCGAAGATAGTTTACTGTCCAGCTCGAAGGATTTCCATGCATTGCCCCTATTT tGTTTAACCCCACCGTATAGTCCTCCTACTTTTGAGGCATCTCAAATGGTTCATCCTATAATGAAATTCCCTTCCACTGTACCTAAGTTGGGAGCTCCTTTATCCGGGCATACCAGCAGGGTTGCGGCAGGATCTGTGAGTGTGTCCACGGATGCAATGTATGCCAGGACTCCAATTCCAACCAATGTGGCCACAAGCCAACGATCCCAAGCCACAAGTGTTATTCGTCATACTGCTGACATATTGCCCTGTGCAGATGGATCTTGTCCCGTTGGGATGGCCCAGGTGTCTGCTGGTCAGCAAGCAATACACAGGACAGTTGCATTGGGTGGAAATGAAGAGGAATTGATGGAAATTAATGACAGTAAAAAGAGAAACTGTATATCGCAGGAACTGATTTCTTCTATCAAACCAGTAATTGAAACCAATAAAGGACCAAAAGAAGATAAAAGTCAAAACCAAAGCTTAGCTTCAACCATGAATTCCACACCAGCTACAGTACAATCCCTCTTTTCAAGGAGCCAGCTTCCTTCAGATGCTCATATTCAGCAGAATTCATTGATGGTGTCACCTCGAGTCTCTTCCAGTATCCCGCCGCTGCCTATCATCTGCCAAGTGCTTCCAGTCACTACAAGCAGCCCTGTTGTAACTGCTGTAATCCCCAAAACTCCTGGTAAACACATGGCCTTGAGCCCTGCTCCTCTTGTCTTCATGGGAACTCCGGTCTCAAAGGGTACCTTGATGTTTGTCATGCCTCAGCCTACAGTCAAGCCCATAATGCCGCAGGTCACCAGCCTCAATGGTACCAAACTCTCTCCCATTGCACCTGCCCCAGGGATCATGCCACCTGTGCAGAAGATAGAAGCACAGATTGATGTATCTCGACACCGCAGCCACATCTGTGTTCACCCAGGCTGTGGGAAAACCTACTTCAAAAGTTCTCACCTGAAGGCCCACACGAGGACTCACACAG GTGAGAAACCTTTCAGTTGCAATTGGGAAGATTGTGATAGGAAATTTGCACGATCTGATGAGCTCTCCCGACATCGCAGGACGCACACAGGCGAAAAGAAGTTTGTGTGCCCGATGTGTGAACGGCGATTCATGAGGAGCGATCACTTGACAAAGCACGCTCGGCGTCACCTCTCTGCTAATAAACTTCCGAACTGGCAGATGGAAGTGAGCAAGCTGAACAATGTCATTTCTCCAGTATCTGCTCTGTGA